The Ovis aries strain OAR_USU_Benz2616 breed Rambouillet chromosome 6, ARS-UI_Ramb_v3.0, whole genome shotgun sequence genome includes a window with the following:
- the LOC114115421 gene encoding large ribosomal subunit protein uL22-like produces the protein MVRYSLDPENPTKSCKSRGSNLRVHFKNTRETAQAIKGMHIRKATKYLKDVTLKKQCVPFRRYNGGVGRCAQAKQWGWTQGRWPKKSAEFLLHMLKNAESNAELKGLDVDSLVIEHIQVNKAPKMRRRTYRAHGRINPYMSSPCHTEMILTEKEQIVPKPEEEVAQKKKISQKKLKKQKLMARE, from the coding sequence ATGGTGCGCTATTCACTTgacccagaaaaccccacaaaatcatgcaaatcaagaGGTTCAAATCTTCGTGTACACTTTAAGAACACTCGTGAAACTGCCCAGGCCATAAAGGGTATGCATATCCGAAAAGCCACCAAGTATCTGAAGGACGTCACGTTAAAGAAGCAGTGTGTGCCGTTCCGCCGCTACAACGGTGGAGTTGGCAGGTGTGCACAGGCCAAACAGTGGGGCTGGACTCAGGGTCGATGGCCCAAAAAGAGTGCTGAATTTTTACTACACATGCTCAAAAATGCAGAGAGTAATGCTGAACTTAAGGGCTTAGATGTAGATTCTCTGGTCATTGAGCACATCCAAGTGAACAAAGCCCCCAAGATGCGACGCAGGACTTACAGAGCTCACGGTCGGATAAACCCCTACATGAGCTCTCCCTGCCACACTGAGATGAtccttactgaaaaagaacagattgttcctaaaccagaagaggaggttgcacagaagaaaaagatatcccagaagaaactgaagaaacaaaaacttatggcCCGGGAATAA